One genomic window of Dermacentor andersoni chromosome 8, qqDerAnde1_hic_scaffold, whole genome shotgun sequence includes the following:
- the LOC126525463 gene encoding inactive serine/threonine-protein kinase 19-like encodes MNQKRLMRARKRLCCPAEPFSIANCQDAAVLLRLHLDLRSQRVAGETKSALQMLRSIFPSDKFLAGFPAIAMRHQLYAMVQNRVDVDKALTEMTDRGEIRVFQLGPHEMDAAVLFTEDYLIYVRQRSGHNPAVEKFLEKVVMRSQNISYSHTSLVVEYSLCDNEISELEHLGLLVPRGIGSDGYHWWLGIPGTVCFLRTLVRGRVALLQMLRRSKHQELSRAELESRRLPRGTKLGIGYFVYDAIGANLVTCVKTTSGDVLRLRE; translated from the exons ATGAATCAGAAAAGACTCATGCGGGCCAGGAAACGCCTCTGCTGCCCGGCCGAACCGTTTTCGATCGCCAACTGCCAAG ACGCGGCCGTGCTGCTAAGGCTGCACCTCGATTTGAGGAGCCAGCGCGTCGCCGGAGAGACAAAGTCAGCGCTGCAGATGCTGCGCTCCATATTCCCGTCGGACAAGTTCTTGGCCGGCTTTCCTGCTATTGCCATGAGGCACCAGCTCTACGCCATGGTCCAGAACAGAGTAGACGTCGACAAGGCGTTG ACAGAGATGACGGACCGTGGTGAGATACGGGTCTTCCAGTTGGGGCCGCACGAAATGGATGCAGCAGTGCTCTTTACAGAGGACTACCTCATTTATGTGCGGCAGCGGAGTGGACATAATCCAGCAGTAG AGAAGTTCCTGGAAAAGGTTGTGATGCGATCCCAGAACATCAGCTACAGCCACACATCCTTGGTCGTGGAGTACAGCCTGTGTGATAATGAAATCAG TGAACTGGAGCACTTGGGACTGCTGGTTCCACGTGGAATTGGCAGCGATGGCTACCACTGGTGGCTCGGCATTCCTGGTACAGTCTGCTTCCTGAGGACACTCGTCCGCGGTCGTGTTGCCCTCCTACAGATGCTCCGAAGGTCCAAGCACCAAGAGCTATCACGTGCCGAACTGGAGAGCCGGCGGTTACCCCGTGGGACCAAACTGGGCATTGGGTATTTCGTCTACGATGCCATAGGGGCCAACCTTGTGACTTGCGTGAAGACAACGTCTGGGGATGTGCTGAGGCTGAGGGAGTGA